In Desulfomicrobium escambiense DSM 10707, one genomic interval encodes:
- the aroC gene encoding chorismate synthase, translating into MAGNTFGTVFRLTTFGESHGPALGGVVDGCPAGVAIDEAAIQAELDRRRPGQGGIAVTARSEPDRIRLLSGVFEGRTTGTSIGFMVENTDQRSRDYGEIKDVFRPGHGDMSYTAKYGLRDYRGGGRSSGRETVSRVAGGVVAGAFLETLGICVMAGTVELGGIAAGSVDLAGAVDRPFFAADGGVVAAWEERVREVAGQGDTLGGIVEIRATGVQAGLGEPVFDKLDARLAAALMSVGAVKGVEIGAGFAAARMLGSQNNDAMSASGFSSNNAGGILAGISSGQEIVVRAAVKPIPSIAQEQRTVDRFGAERTIRVGGRHDICAIPRVVPVLAAMVRLVLADMVLLQRRMGQGG; encoded by the coding sequence ATGGCGGGAAACACTTTCGGCACCGTGTTCCGGTTGACGACCTTCGGAGAATCACACGGACCGGCCCTGGGCGGCGTCGTCGACGGCTGCCCGGCGGGCGTGGCCATCGACGAGGCGGCCATCCAGGCCGAGCTCGACAGGCGCAGGCCCGGGCAGGGCGGCATCGCCGTCACGGCGCGCTCCGAGCCTGACCGCATCCGGCTACTGTCGGGCGTGTTCGAGGGACGGACCACGGGCACGTCCATCGGTTTCATGGTCGAGAACACGGACCAGCGCTCCCGCGACTACGGCGAGATCAAGGACGTCTTCCGGCCCGGGCACGGCGACATGAGCTACACGGCCAAGTACGGCCTGCGCGACTACCGCGGCGGCGGGCGGTCCTCGGGCCGCGAGACCGTGTCCCGCGTGGCCGGCGGGGTCGTGGCCGGGGCCTTCCTGGAGACGCTGGGCATCTGCGTCATGGCCGGGACCGTCGAGCTCGGCGGCATCGCCGCGGGCTCCGTCGATCTGGCCGGGGCCGTTGATCGTCCGTTCTTCGCTGCCGACGGCGGCGTCGTGGCGGCCTGGGAGGAGCGCGTGCGCGAAGTGGCCGGTCAGGGCGACACCCTGGGTGGCATCGTCGAGATCCGGGCCACGGGCGTGCAGGCCGGGCTGGGTGAGCCGGTTTTCGACAAGCTCGACGCGCGGCTGGCCGCGGCCCTGATGAGCGTCGGCGCGGTCAAGGGCGTGGAGATCGGTGCGGGCTTCGCGGCCGCGCGCATGCTCGGCAGCCAGAACAACGACGCCATGAGCGCCTCGGGCTTTTCCTCCAACAACGCCGGCGGCATCCTGGCCGGCATCTCCAGCGGGCAGGAAATAGTGGTCCGCGCCGCCGTCAAGCCCATCCCGTCCATTGCCCAGGAGCAGCGCACCGTTGACCGCTTCGGGGCCGAGCGGACCATCCGCGTCGGCGGCCGCCACGACATCTGCGCCATCCCGCGCGTGGTCCCGGTTCTGGCCGCTATGGTCCGGCTGGTGCTGGCCGACATGGTCCTGCTGCAGCGGCGCATGGGTCAGGGCGGATGA
- a CDS encoding ElyC/SanA/YdcF family protein, whose product MGFVLKKALGLAFMPLTVCLLLFALGLAYILLRRSREALAPFVIGSVLLYALCLNSVSGFLIRPLERAYPALDLTAPSVAGKDVKWVVVLGAGHWTDKSLPPGAMLEEDALYRLTEGLRVARRFPGSILVLSGGKYRDEQTSAQVMAAAAAGLGFDPARIVLADQSLDTHDEAQSVKGLVGEDVFVLVTTASHMLRAVKLFENAGLSPIPAPAYWREKGEPEYFLPYPSNIQTCHMAVHEYLGLAWAFVRGQVSLGAP is encoded by the coding sequence GTGGGTTTCGTGCTGAAGAAGGCCCTGGGGCTCGCCTTCATGCCGCTCACGGTCTGCCTGCTGCTGTTCGCCCTGGGCTTGGCCTACATCCTCCTGCGCCGCTCCCGGGAAGCCCTGGCCCCCTTCGTCATCGGCTCCGTCCTGCTCTACGCCCTGTGCCTCAATTCCGTCTCCGGCTTCCTGATCCGCCCGTTGGAGCGGGCCTATCCCGCCCTGGACCTGACCGCCCCCTCAGTCGCCGGGAAGGACGTCAAATGGGTGGTCGTCCTGGGGGCCGGGCATTGGACGGACAAGTCGCTGCCGCCGGGAGCAATGCTCGAAGAGGACGCCCTGTATCGCCTGACGGAAGGGCTGCGCGTGGCGCGCCGCTTTCCCGGATCCATTCTCGTTCTTTCGGGCGGAAAGTACCGCGACGAACAGACCAGCGCCCAGGTCATGGCCGCGGCAGCCGCGGGACTGGGCTTCGACCCGGCGCGCATCGTCCTCGCGGACCAGTCCCTGGACACCCATGACGAGGCGCAGAGCGTGAAGGGCCTGGTCGGGGAGGACGTCTTCGTCCTGGTGACCACGGCCTCGCACATGCTGCGCGCGGTCAAGCTCTTCGAGAACGCGGGCCTCTCGCCCATCCCGGCCCCTGCCTACTGGCGCGAAAAGGGCGAACCCGAGTATTTCCTGCCCTACCCCTCCAACATCCAGACGTGCCACATGGCCGTGCACGAGTACCTGGGCCTGGCCTGGGCCTTCGTGCGCGGGCAGGTGTCCCTGGGCGCGCCGTGA
- a CDS encoding rhomboid family intramembrane serine protease, which produces MIDILPTLTLCTCRDNPDKALLRAWSLVLSSRRFLNRAEGGGLLVAPAVAHLAVKEIMAYEGENRPRVLPAPLPDNSWVSLLVVGLFVVVTVWLDSQGLGRSMAWHMAGRADARLILGGEWWRCVTALFLHADAGHLLANAAALAVLASMLGRRIGSGLTWALFLLSGSLGNAVNAWAQAPDHLSVGASTGVFGLIGVLAGGAGRAQRQSRAQVLLLALGFGFGFLAMLGAGEERVDLGAHLFGLLCGLPFGLLVGNWRGAHGWKVWLNAMAGAAGAVLTFWAWATALAGPGWF; this is translated from the coding sequence GTGATCGACATCCTGCCCACCCTGACCCTGTGCACCTGCAGGGACAACCCGGACAAGGCGCTGCTTCGGGCCTGGTCCCTGGTCCTCTCCAGCCGCCGCTTCCTGAACCGCGCCGAAGGGGGGGGGCTCCTCGTGGCGCCTGCCGTGGCCCATCTGGCCGTGAAGGAGATTATGGCCTACGAGGGCGAGAACAGGCCGCGGGTGCTGCCTGCGCCCCTGCCCGACAATTCCTGGGTATCGCTCCTGGTGGTGGGGCTCTTCGTGGTCGTGACGGTCTGGCTCGACAGCCAGGGGCTGGGCCGCAGCATGGCCTGGCACATGGCCGGACGGGCCGACGCCCGGCTGATCCTCGGCGGGGAGTGGTGGCGGTGCGTCACGGCCCTTTTCCTGCACGCCGACGCCGGGCATCTGCTGGCCAACGCCGCGGCCCTGGCCGTGCTTGCCTCCATGCTTGGCCGGCGCATCGGTTCGGGGCTGACATGGGCCCTTTTCCTCCTTTCGGGGAGCCTCGGAAACGCCGTGAACGCCTGGGCCCAGGCCCCGGATCATCTGAGCGTGGGCGCGTCCACGGGCGTCTTCGGCCTCATCGGCGTCCTGGCGGGAGGCGCGGGCAGGGCGCAGCGGCAGTCGCGCGCCCAGGTCCTGCTGCTGGCCCTGGGCTTCGGGTTCGGTTTTCTGGCCATGCTCGGCGCGGGCGAGGAGAGGGTGGACCTCGGGGCGCACCTCTTCGGCCTCCTGTGCGGTCTGCCCTTCGGGCTGCTGGTCGGAAACTGGCGGGGGGCCCATGGCTGGAAGGTCTGGCTGAACGCCATGGCCGGCGCGGCTGGCGCCGTGCTGACGTTCTGGGCCTGGGCGACGGCCCTGGCGGGTCCGGGCTGGTTCTGA
- a CDS encoding CoA-binding protein, with translation MAERVAVLGASHKPERYSNQAVRMLKEYGHDVVPVTPGRAVIEDLPVSPDLGSIQGPVDTLTLYVGPERSAQLQDAILALKPGRVILNPGTESPALEQALDSAGIPWQHACTLVLLRTGQF, from the coding sequence ATGGCCGAGCGAGTCGCCGTGCTCGGGGCCAGCCACAAGCCCGAGCGCTATTCCAACCAGGCCGTGCGCATGCTGAAGGAGTACGGCCACGACGTTGTGCCGGTCACGCCTGGCCGGGCGGTCATCGAAGACCTGCCCGTGTCCCCGGACCTGGGAAGCATCCAAGGCCCCGTCGACACCCTGACTCTCTACGTCGGCCCCGAGCGCAGCGCCCAGCTGCAGGACGCCATCCTGGCCCTGAAGCCGGGACGCGTCATCCTCAACCCGGGCACGGAGTCCCCGGCCCTGGAACAGGCCCTGGACTCGGCCGGCATCCCCTGGCAGCACGCCTGCACCCTGGTCCTGCTCAGGACCGGCCAATTCTGA
- the grpE gene encoding nucleotide exchange factor GrpE: MSKKESEGLGPEEVQAETPVEEIQEPTLEEKYAQALADIEELKKENLRVLADGENFKKRLTREKEEYFRFATSAILEEIIPVMDNLDLALAHGRQAEACKDLVTGVEMTMNIFLDTMKRHGLVQIAAVDVPFDPAVHEAMSQVERDDLDENTVCQMLQKGYMLKDRLLRPAKVMVSRKAGA, encoded by the coding sequence ATGTCCAAAAAGGAAAGCGAAGGCCTCGGCCCCGAAGAAGTCCAGGCCGAAACGCCCGTCGAAGAAATCCAGGAACCGACCCTGGAAGAGAAATACGCCCAGGCTCTGGCTGATATCGAAGAGTTGAAGAAGGAGAACCTGCGCGTTCTGGCCGACGGCGAGAATTTCAAGAAGCGCCTGACACGCGAGAAAGAAGAGTATTTCAGGTTCGCCACGTCGGCCATCCTGGAGGAGATCATCCCGGTCATGGACAACCTGGACCTGGCCCTGGCTCACGGCCGGCAGGCCGAGGCCTGCAAGGACCTGGTCACGGGCGTGGAGATGACCATGAACATCTTCCTCGACACCATGAAGCGCCACGGCCTGGTGCAGATCGCCGCCGTGGACGTGCCCTTCGACCCCGCCGTGCACGAGGCCATGAGCCAGGTGGAACGCGACGACCTGGACGAGAACACGGTCTGCCAGATGCTGCAGAAAGGCTACATGCTGAAAGACAGGCTGCTGCGGCCGGCCAAGGTCATGGTCAGCCGCAAGGCGGGGGCGTAG
- the hrcA gene encoding heat-inducible transcriptional repressor HrcA, translated as MILGKRETQVLAAVIETYVDTALPVASQTLAAGLGLSPASLRATMAAMTEKGLLQQPHTSAGRVPTVRGFRYYLDQVFRLSPLSRREQSRLHEHILPGEGELPQVLRRAARTLSSLTRQVCVVMAPRQDLARWRQIDFVLLRPGMILAVLVMQGGLVSNRMIQMDESLNADDLIRYGNYLNSLFEGRTTTEVRGEIERQLQSARKTLDAYCRAWELAAQALAEEEPPEFFVGGASHLADQPEFTDLETIQELLRLIEERSRLLELLDKTTAGASVSVNLAEDMPGIAGCSLVASPYSAFSSAHGTLAVLGPVRMNYARIVPMVDFAAQILSQCLKSRS; from the coding sequence ATGATCCTCGGCAAGCGCGAAACCCAGGTTCTGGCCGCGGTCATCGAGACCTACGTCGATACGGCCCTGCCCGTGGCCTCCCAGACCCTGGCCGCGGGGCTGGGCCTGAGCCCCGCGTCCCTGCGGGCGACCATGGCCGCCATGACCGAAAAAGGGCTCCTGCAGCAGCCGCACACCTCGGCCGGCCGCGTTCCCACGGTCAGGGGCTTCCGCTACTACCTCGACCAGGTCTTCCGGCTCTCCCCCCTGTCGCGCCGCGAGCAGTCCAGGCTGCACGAGCACATCCTGCCCGGCGAGGGCGAGCTGCCCCAGGTGCTGCGCCGCGCGGCACGAACCCTGTCGTCCCTGACCCGGCAGGTCTGCGTGGTCATGGCGCCCCGTCAGGACTTGGCCCGCTGGCGGCAGATCGACTTCGTCCTCCTGCGGCCGGGAATGATCCTGGCCGTGCTGGTCATGCAGGGCGGGCTGGTCAGCAATCGCATGATCCAGATGGACGAATCCCTGAACGCCGACGACCTCATCCGCTACGGCAACTACCTCAACAGCCTCTTCGAAGGCCGCACCACCACGGAGGTGCGCGGCGAGATCGAGCGCCAGCTCCAAAGCGCCCGCAAGACCCTCGACGCCTATTGCCGCGCCTGGGAGCTGGCCGCCCAGGCCCTGGCCGAGGAGGAGCCGCCCGAATTCTTCGTCGGCGGCGCGAGCCACCTCGCGGACCAGCCGGAATTCACGGACCTGGAGACCATCCAGGAGTTGCTGCGGCTCATCGAGGAGCGTTCGCGACTGCTGGAGCTCCTCGACAAGACCACGGCCGGCGCGTCCGTGTCCGTCAACCTGGCCGAGGACATGCCGGGCATCGCCGGCTGCTCCCTGGTGGCCTCGCCCTACAGCGCCTTTTCCAGCGCCCACGGCACCCTGGCGGTGCTTGGGCCCGTGCGCATGAACTACGCCCGCATCGTGCCCATGGTTGACTTTGCCGCTCAAATACTTAGTCAGTGCCTCAAATCCCGCTCCTAG
- the rfbD gene encoding dTDP-4-dehydrorhamnose reductase: MRSAVVLGGKTGLLGQALSMAMTRRGWTVHAPGRSDLDLFDRPAVEDYLARTGADTLFNTVAYTKVDQAEDEPSEAARLNRQLPLVLGQASRNAGVRLVHYSTDFVFNGKKTTPYTTEDQPDPRSVYGSTKLQGERELLALGLTGLIIIRTSWLFGPCKINFVTRILELAATRAELSVVHDQVGSPSYTPDLAANSLALVDAGATGLYHLANSGQASWCELAAEAVRGADLPCRVKPITSAQYPQKAVRPAYSVLDLSKFAATTGITPRPWLQALREFLFSREDCLS; encoded by the coding sequence GTGAGAAGCGCCGTCGTCCTGGGAGGAAAGACCGGGCTCCTGGGGCAGGCCCTGTCCATGGCCATGACCCGCAGAGGCTGGACCGTGCATGCTCCCGGCCGCTCGGACCTCGACCTTTTCGACCGTCCTGCGGTGGAGGACTATCTGGCCCGGACCGGCGCGGACACCCTCTTCAACACCGTGGCCTACACCAAGGTCGACCAGGCCGAGGACGAGCCGTCAGAAGCCGCCCGCCTCAACCGCCAGCTTCCGCTGGTCCTGGGACAGGCCTCGCGCAATGCGGGAGTGCGGCTGGTCCACTACAGCACCGACTTCGTCTTCAACGGCAAAAAGACCACCCCCTACACCACCGAAGACCAGCCCGACCCCCGCTCGGTCTACGGCAGCACGAAGCTGCAGGGCGAACGCGAACTGCTGGCGCTTGGCCTGACCGGGCTCATCATTATCCGCACATCCTGGCTCTTCGGTCCCTGCAAGATCAATTTCGTGACCCGCATCCTCGAACTGGCCGCCACGCGAGCCGAGCTGTCCGTGGTCCACGACCAGGTCGGCAGCCCCAGCTACACCCCGGACCTGGCTGCAAACTCCCTGGCCCTGGTGGACGCGGGAGCAACCGGGCTCTACCACTTGGCCAACTCCGGCCAGGCCAGCTGGTGCGAACTGGCCGCCGAGGCCGTGCGCGGGGCCGACCTGCCCTGCCGGGTCAAGCCCATCACCTCGGCGCAGTACCCCCAGAAGGCCGTAAGGCCCGCCTATTCGGTCTTGGACCTGTCGAAATTCGCGGCCACCACGGGCATCACCCCGCGGCCATGGCTGCAGGCCCTGCGCGAATTCCTCTTTTCGCGGGAAGACTGTCTGTCATGA
- the rfbB gene encoding dTDP-glucose 4,6-dehydratase, producing the protein MHLLVTGGCGFIGSNFIQHMLAARDDLTIVNLDKLTYAGNRRNLAEVEERHLGRRYHFVHGDICDQELVPDLLARFPFDAVLNFAAESHVDRSINDPFPFITTNVVGTQNLLEAARRAGVPRFVHISTDEVYGTLGPTGQFTEDTPLAPNSPYSASKASSDLLARAYFHTYGMPVIVTRCSNNYGPFQFPEKLIPLVYLKASRGEPIPVYGDGLNVRDWIYVLDHCRGVEAALFRGTPGAIYNFGGDAERTNLDVVRTILHLTGKSEDLITFVTDRPGHDRRYAMAFARSTADLGWRPEVTFEDGMARTLAWYEANGAWLDEVQSGAYRQFMDAWYKTRQA; encoded by the coding sequence ATGCACCTGCTCGTCACCGGAGGCTGCGGCTTCATCGGGTCCAATTTCATCCAGCACATGCTCGCAGCCCGCGACGACCTGACCATCGTCAACCTCGACAAGCTGACCTACGCGGGCAACCGCCGCAACCTGGCCGAGGTCGAGGAGAGGCATCTGGGCCGCCGCTACCATTTCGTGCACGGCGACATCTGCGACCAGGAGCTCGTTCCCGACCTGCTGGCCCGCTTCCCCTTCGACGCGGTCCTCAACTTCGCGGCCGAGTCCCACGTGGACCGCTCCATAAACGACCCCTTCCCCTTCATCACGACCAACGTCGTCGGCACCCAGAACCTGTTGGAGGCCGCCCGCCGGGCAGGGGTCCCGCGCTTCGTGCACATCTCCACGGACGAGGTCTACGGCACCCTCGGGCCCACCGGGCAGTTCACCGAGGACACGCCGCTGGCGCCCAACTCGCCCTACTCGGCCTCCAAGGCATCCTCGGACCTCCTGGCCCGGGCATATTTCCACACCTACGGCATGCCCGTCATCGTCACGCGCTGCTCCAACAACTACGGGCCCTTCCAGTTCCCGGAAAAGCTCATCCCGCTGGTCTACCTCAAGGCCTCCAGGGGCGAGCCCATCCCGGTCTACGGCGACGGGCTGAACGTGCGCGACTGGATCTACGTCCTGGACCACTGCCGGGGCGTGGAGGCGGCCCTCTTCAGGGGCACGCCCGGCGCGATCTACAACTTCGGCGGCGACGCCGAGCGCACAAACCTCGACGTGGTGCGCACCATCCTGCACCTGACGGGCAAGAGCGAGGACCTCATCACCTTCGTCACGGACCGTCCCGGCCATGACCGCCGCTACGCCATGGCCTTCGCCCGATCCACCGCGGACCTCGGATGGCGGCCGGAGGTCACCTTCGAGGACGGCATGGCCCGCACCCTGGCCTGGTACGAGGCCAACGGGGCCTGGCTTGACGAAGTGCAGAGCGGCGCCTATCGCCAGTTCATGGACGCGTGGTACAAGACGAGGCAGGCGTGA
- a CDS encoding tRNA (cytidine(34)-2'-O)-methyltransferase yields the protein MQIALYEPEIPPNTGTIARLCAATTTRLNLIEPLGFSLEDRYLKRAGLDYWPHVDKRVWPSWAAFLQGRDAGRLVFTSARQGTAYHRFAFEPDDIIVLGPETRGLPPEVLQGAQHLVRMPIWGQVRSVNLANAAAVLLYEAYRQTGELDRREDAPQ from the coding sequence ATGCAAATTGCGCTTTACGAACCCGAGATCCCGCCGAACACCGGCACCATCGCCCGGCTCTGCGCCGCCACCACGACTCGCCTGAACCTGATCGAGCCCCTCGGGTTCAGCCTGGAGGACAGGTACCTGAAGCGCGCCGGCCTGGACTACTGGCCCCACGTCGACAAGCGGGTCTGGCCCTCGTGGGCCGCGTTCCTGCAAGGCCGGGACGCCGGCCGCCTGGTCTTCACCAGCGCCCGCCAGGGCACGGCCTACCACCGTTTCGCCTTCGAGCCGGACGACATCATCGTCCTGGGGCCCGAGACCAGGGGGCTGCCGCCGGAAGTGCTGCAGGGCGCGCAGCATCTGGTGCGCATGCCCATCTGGGGCCAGGTCCGCAGCGTCAACCTGGCCAACGCCGCGGCCGTGCTGCTCTACGAAGCCTATCGTCAGACCGGCGAGCTGGACCGGCGCGAGGACGCGCCGCAATAA
- the cbiB gene encoding adenosylcobinamide-phosphate synthase CbiB translates to MLDALYDLPLNLSLFVFLLGCMALDLLFGDPADWPHPVRLIGRILNRLEGWAGRSWLGPRLAGAVAVAGLAGGCALLVRLLMGLPFVGEMLALYLGYAGLALGCLLREVQAVLNLLESGRLAAARVHLAGLVSRDTADMTEEEVLRALGETLAENFNDGFVAPFFWLSLLGPAALWGYKAVSTADSMWGYRTERFEELGKAGARADDVLAWVPARLAAFLIWVAGWVLGNRASWKAIATDARTMDSPNAGWPMSAAAHAAGVSMGGPTRYFGEIKDKPPLGPLGVIWSATGIRRMRRVIVAAALLAAAGLTLLGSALAWWSL, encoded by the coding sequence ATGCTTGATGCCCTCTACGACCTGCCTCTGAACCTCTCCCTTTTCGTCTTCCTGCTGGGCTGCATGGCCCTGGACCTGCTCTTCGGCGACCCCGCGGACTGGCCCCACCCGGTGCGGCTGATCGGCCGGATTCTGAACCGGCTCGAAGGGTGGGCAGGGCGGTCATGGCTCGGCCCCCGGTTGGCCGGAGCCGTGGCCGTGGCGGGGCTGGCCGGAGGGTGTGCGTTGCTGGTGCGGCTTCTTATGGGGCTCCCCTTCGTGGGCGAGATGCTGGCCCTGTACCTGGGCTATGCGGGCCTGGCCCTGGGCTGCCTGCTGCGCGAGGTCCAGGCCGTGCTGAACCTGCTCGAAAGCGGTCGTCTGGCCGCGGCCAGGGTGCACCTTGCGGGCCTGGTCAGCCGCGACACGGCGGACATGACCGAGGAGGAGGTTCTGCGGGCCCTGGGCGAGACATTGGCCGAGAACTTCAACGACGGCTTCGTGGCCCCCTTCTTCTGGCTGTCCCTGCTGGGACCGGCCGCGCTGTGGGGTTACAAGGCGGTCAGCACCGCGGACTCCATGTGGGGTTACCGTACGGAGCGCTTCGAGGAACTGGGCAAGGCCGGAGCGCGCGCCGATGACGTGCTGGCCTGGGTGCCGGCCAGGCTGGCGGCATTTCTGATCTGGGTCGCGGGCTGGGTTCTGGGGAACCGGGCGTCGTGGAAGGCCATCGCCACCGACGCCCGGACCATGGATAGCCCCAACGCCGGCTGGCCCATGAGCGCCGCGGCCCACGCGGCAGGCGTCAGCATGGGCGGCCCGACGCGGTATTTCGGCGAAATCAAGGACAAGCCCCCGCTGGGGCCCCTGGGGGTGATCTGGTCCGCTACGGGCATCCGCCGCATGCGCAGGGTCATCGTGGCGGCGGCGTTGTTGGCCGCCGCAGGGCTGACGCTTCTGGGCAGCGCACTGGCTTGGTGGAGTCTCTAG
- a CDS encoding class I SAM-dependent methyltransferase: MRIQDDYELLDSGNGQKLERFGPVILARPCAQAVWQPKHPELWDSASATFDRKDGLNWHGRERLPEEWVVTARGVRMRLSTTDFGHLGIFPETLDLWAWISGRISQAMAEGAQPPRFLNLFAYSGGATLAAAMAGAQSCHLDASKGMVEWARGNAALNGLQDAGIRFIVDDVGAFLKREVRRGRKYDCVLLDPPSFGRGKRGELYKVEKNVQETLELVRQVLSDTPLFVLLTSHTPGFTPIVLRNLLEQTFGAGALSCGEMLLRGGEDVMDLPSGTWGRWEAKR; the protein is encoded by the coding sequence ATGCGCATTCAGGACGATTACGAACTTCTCGACAGCGGCAACGGACAGAAGCTGGAACGCTTCGGCCCCGTCATCCTGGCCCGCCCCTGCGCCCAAGCCGTGTGGCAGCCGAAGCACCCGGAGCTCTGGGACTCGGCGAGCGCCACCTTCGACCGCAAGGACGGACTCAACTGGCACGGCCGCGAACGCCTGCCCGAGGAGTGGGTCGTCACGGCCCGCGGCGTGCGCATGCGCCTCTCGACCACGGACTTCGGACATCTGGGCATCTTTCCCGAAACCCTGGACCTGTGGGCATGGATCTCAGGCAGAATCAGCCAGGCCATGGCGGAAGGCGCCCAGCCCCCCCGTTTCCTGAACCTCTTCGCCTACTCCGGCGGCGCGACCCTGGCCGCGGCCATGGCCGGGGCCCAGAGCTGCCACCTCGACGCCTCCAAGGGCATGGTCGAATGGGCCAGGGGCAACGCGGCCCTGAACGGGCTGCAGGACGCGGGCATCCGCTTCATCGTCGACGACGTCGGCGCCTTCCTGAAGCGGGAGGTGCGCCGCGGCCGCAAGTACGACTGCGTGCTCCTGGACCCGCCGTCCTTCGGGCGCGGCAAGCGCGGGGAACTCTACAAGGTGGAGAAGAACGTGCAGGAGACGCTGGAACTGGTCCGCCAGGTCCTGAGCGACACCCCGCTCTTCGTCCTGCTGACCTCGCACACCCCGGGCTTCACGCCCATCGTGCTGCGCAACCTCCTGGAACAGACCTTCGGAGCGGGTGCCCTGTCCTGCGGCGAGATGCTCCTACGCGGCGGGGAAGACGTCATGGACCTGCCCAGCGGCACCTGGGGACGGTGGGAAGCGAAGCGCTGA